From Oncorhynchus keta strain PuntledgeMale-10-30-2019 unplaced genomic scaffold, Oket_V2 Un_scaffold_17296_pilon_pilon, whole genome shotgun sequence, the proteins below share one genomic window:
- the LOC127927684 gene encoding mucin-19-like isoform X3 has product MSSRVSYSWDNTRGLWDNTRGLWDNTQGLWDNTRGLWDNTRGLWDNMRSLGQHMRSLGQHTRSLGQHMRSLEHMRSLGQHTRSLGQHMRSLGQHMRSLGQHMRSLGQHMRSLGQHMRSLGQHMRSLGQHMRSLGQHEVSGTTHGVSGTTHEVSGTTHEVSGTHEVSGTTHKVSGTTHEVSGTTHEVSGTTHEVSGTTHEVSGTTHEVSGTHEVSGTTHEVSGTTHEVSGTTHEVSGTTHEVSGTHEVSGTTHKVSGTTHEVSGTTHEVSGTTHEVSGTTHEVSGTTHEVSGTTHEVSGTHEVSGTTHEVSGTTHEVSGTTHEVSGTTHEVSGTTHEVSGTTHEVSGTT; this is encoded by the exons ATGTCCTCTAGGGTATCATATTCCTGGGACAACACACGAGGTCTCTGGGACAACACACGAGGTCTCTGGGACAACACACAAGGTCTCTGGGACAACACACGAG GTCTCTGGGACAACACACGAGGTCTCTGGGACAACATGAGGTCTCTGGGACAACACATGAGGTCTCTGGGACAACACACGAGGTCTCTGGGACAACACATGAGGTCTCTGGAACACATGAGGTCTCTGGGACAACACACGAGGTCTCTGGGACAACACATGAG GTCTCTGGGACAACACATGAGGTCTCTGGGACAACACATGAGGTCTCTGGGACAACACATGAGGTCTCTGGGACAACACATGAGGTCTCTGGGACAACACATGAGGTCTCTGGGACAACACATGAGGTCTCTGGGACAACATGAGGTCTCTGGGACAACACATGGGGTCTCTGGGACAACACACGAGGTCTCTGGGACAACACATGAGGTCTCTGGAACACATGAGGTCTCTGGGACAACACACAAGGTCTCTGGGACAACACATGAGGTCTCTGGGACAACACATGAGGTCTCTGGGACAACACATGAGGTCTCTGGGACAACACATGAG GTCTCTGGGACAACACATGAGGTCTCTGGAACACATGAGGTCTCTGGGACAACACATGAGGTCTCTGGGACAACACATGAGGTCTCTGGGACAACACATGAGGTCTCTGGGACAACACATGAGGTCTCTGGAACACATGAGGTCTCTGGGACAACACACAAGGTCTCTGGGACAACACATGAG GTCTCTGGGACAACACATGAGGTCTCTGGGACAACACATGAGGTCTCTGGGACAACACATGAGGTCTCTGGGACAACACATGAG GTCTCTGGGACAACACATGAG GTCTCTGGAACACATGAGGTCTCTGGGACAACACATGAGGTCTCTGGGACAACACATGAGGTCTCTGGGACAACACATGAGGTCTCTGGGACAACACATGAGGTCTCTGGGACAACACATGAGGTCTCTGGGACAACACATGAG GTCTCTGGGACAACGTAA
- the LOC127927684 gene encoding mucin-19-like isoform X14 codes for MSSRVSYSWDNTRGLWDNTRGLWDNTQGLWDNTRGLWDNTRGLWDNMRSLGQHTRSLGQHMRSLGQHMRSLGQHMRSLGQHMRSLGQHMRSLGQHMRSLGQHMRSLGQHEVSGTTHGVSGTTHEVSGTTHEVSGTHEVSGTTHKVSGTTHEVSGTTHEVSGTTHEVSGTTHEVSGTTHEVSGTHEVSGTTHEVSGTTHEVSGTTHEVSGTTHEVSGTHEVSGTTHKVSGTTHEVSGTTHEVSGTTHEVSGTTHEVSGTTHEVSGTTHEVSGTTHEVSGTHEVSGTHEVSGTTHEVSGTTHEVSGTTHEVSGTTHEVSGTTHEVSGTTHEVSGTT; via the exons ATGTCCTCTAGGGTATCATATTCCTGGGACAACACACGAGGTCTCTGGGACAACACACGAGGTCTCTGGGACAACACACAAGGTCTCTGGGACAACACACGAG GTCTCTGGGACAACACACGAGGTCTCTGGGACAACATGAG GTCTCTGGGACAACACACGAGGTCTCTGGGACAACACATGAG GTCTCTGGGACAACACATGAGGTCTCTGGGACAACACATGAGGTCTCTGGGACAACACATGAGGTCTCTGGGACAACACATGAGGTCTCTGGGACAACACATGAGGTCTCTGGGACAACACATGAGGTCTCTGGGACAACATGAGGTCTCTGGGACAACACATGGGGTCTCTGGGACAACACACGAGGTCTCTGGGACAACACATGAGGTCTCTGGAACACATGAGGTCTCTGGGACAACACACAAGGTCTCTGGGACAACACATGAGGTCTCTGGGACAACACATGAGGTCTCTGGGACAACACATGAGGTCTCTGGGACAACACATGAG GTCTCTGGGACAACACATGAGGTCTCTGGAACACATGAGGTCTCTGGGACAACACATGAGGTCTCTGGGACAACACATGAGGTCTCTGGGACAACACATGAGGTCTCTGGGACAACACATGAGGTCTCTGGAACACATGAGGTCTCTGGGACAACACACAAGGTCTCTGGGACAACACATGAG GTCTCTGGGACAACACATGAGGTCTCTGGGACAACACATGAGGTCTCTGGGACAACACATGAGGTCTCTGGGACAACACATGAG GTCTCTGGGACAACACATGAGGTCTCTGGAACAACACATGAGGTCTCTGGAACACATGAGGTCTCTGGAACACATGAGGTCTCTGGGACAACACATGAGGTCTCTGGGACAACACATGAGGTCTCTGGGACAACACATGAGGTCTCTGGGACAACACATGAGGTCTCTGGGACAACACATGAGGTCTCTGGGACAACACATGAG GTCTCTGGGACAACGTAA
- the LOC127927684 gene encoding uncharacterized protein LOC127927684 isoform X6, whose translation MSSRVSYSWDNTRGLWDNTRGLWDNTQGLWDNTRGLWDNTRGLWDNMRSLGQHMRSLGQHTRSLGQHMRSLEHMRSLGQHTRSLGQHMRSLGQHMRSLGQHMRSLGQHMRSLGQHMRSLGQHMRSLGQHMRSLEHMRSLGQHTRSLGQHMRSLGQHMRSLGQHMRSLGQHMRSLGQHEVSGTTHEVSGTTHEVSGTHEVSGTTHEVSGTTHEVSGTTHEVSGTTHEVSGTHEVSGTTHKVSGTTHEVSGTTHEVSGTTHEVSGTTHEVSGTTHEVSGTTHEVSGTTHEVSGTHEVSGTHEVSGTTHEVSGTTHEVSGTTHEVSGTTHEVSGTTHEVSGTTHEVSGTT comes from the exons ATGTCCTCTAGGGTATCATATTCCTGGGACAACACACGAGGTCTCTGGGACAACACACGAGGTCTCTGGGACAACACACAAGGTCTCTGGGACAACACACGAG GTCTCTGGGACAACACACGAGGTCTCTGGGACAACATGAGGTCTCTGGGACAACACATGAGGTCTCTGGGACAACACACGAGGTCTCTGGGACAACACATGAGGTCTCTGGAACACATGAGGTCTCTGGGACAACACACGAGGTCTCTGGGACAACACATGAG GTCTCTGGGACAACACATGAGGTCTCTGGGACAACACATGAGGTCTCTGGGACAACACATGAGGTCTCTGGGACAACACATGAGGTCTCTGGGACAACACATGAGGTCTCTGGGACAACACATGAG GTCTCTGGAACACATGAGGTCTCTGGGACAACACACAAGGTCTCTGGGACAACACATGAGGTCTCTGGGACAACACATGAGGTCTCTGGGACAACACATGAGGTCTCTGGGACAACACATGAGGTCTCTGGGACAACATGAGGTCTCTGGGACAACACATGAGGTCTCTGGGACAACACATGAGGTCTCTGGAACACATGAGGTCTCTGGGACAACACATGAGGTCTCTGGGACAACACATGAGGTCTCTGGGACAACACATGAGGTCTCTGGGACAACACATGAGGTCTCTGGAACACATGAGGTCTCTGGGACAACACACAAGGTCTCTGGGACAACACATGAG GTCTCTGGGACAACACATGAGGTCTCTGGGACAACACATGAGGTCTCTGGGACAACACATGAGGTCTCTGGGACAACACATGAG GTCTCTGGGACAACACATGAGGTCTCTGGAACAACACATGAGGTCTCTGGAACACATGAGGTCTCTGGAACACATGAGGTCTCTGGGACAACACATGAGGTCTCTGGGACAACACATGAGGTCTCTGGGACAACACATGAGGTCTCTGGGACAACACATGAGGTCTCTGGGACAACACATGAGGTCTCTGGGACAACACATGAG GTCTCTGGGACAACGTAA
- the LOC127927684 gene encoding uncharacterized protein LOC127927684 isoform X2, with protein MSSRVSYSWDNTRGLWDNTRGLWDNTQGLWDNTRGLWDNTRGLWDNMRSLGQHMRSLGQHTRSLGQHMRSLEHMRSLGQHTRSLGQHMRSLGQHMRSLGQHMRSLGQHMRSLGQHMRSLGQHMRSLGQHMRSLGQHMRSLEHMRSLGQHTRSLGQHMRSLGQHMRSLGQHMRSLGQHMRSLGQHEVSGTTHEVSGTTHEVSGTHEVSGTTHEVSGTTHEVSGTTHEVSGTTHEVSGTHEVSGTTHKVSGTTHEVSGTTHEVSGTTHEVSGTTHEVSGTTHEVSGTTHEVSGTTHEVSGTHEVSGTHEVSGTTHEVSGTTHEVSGTTHEVSGTTHEVSGTTHEVSGTTHEVSGTT; from the exons ATGTCCTCTAGGGTATCATATTCCTGGGACAACACACGAGGTCTCTGGGACAACACACGAGGTCTCTGGGACAACACACAAGGTCTCTGGGACAACACACGAG GTCTCTGGGACAACACACGAGGTCTCTGGGACAACATGAGGTCTCTGGGACAACACATGAGGTCTCTGGGACAACACACGAGGTCTCTGGGACAACACATGAGGTCTCTGGAACACATGAGGTCTCTGGGACAACACACGAGGTCTCTGGGACAACACATGAG GTCTCTGGGACAACACATGAGGTCTCTGGGACAACACATGAGGTCTCTGGGACAACACATGAGGTCTCTGGGACAACACATGAGGTCTCTGGGACAACACATGAGGTCTCTGGGACAACACATGAG GTCTCTGGGACAACACATGAGGTCTCTGGAACACATGAGGTCTCTGGGACAACACACAAGGTCTCTGGGACAACACATGAGGTCTCTGGGACAACACATGAGGTCTCTGGGACAACACATGAGGTCTCTGGGACAACACATGAGGTCTCTGGGACAACATGAGGTCTCTGGGACAACACATGAGGTCTCTGGGACAACACATGAGGTCTCTGGAACACATGAGGTCTCTGGGACAACACATGAGGTCTCTGGGACAACACATGAGGTCTCTGGGACAACACATGAGGTCTCTGGGACAACACATGAGGTCTCTGGAACACATGAGGTCTCTGGGACAACACACAAGGTCTCTGGGACAACACATGAG GTCTCTGGGACAACACATGAGGTCTCTGGGACAACACATGAGGTCTCTGGGACAACACATGAGGTCTCTGGGACAACACATGAG GTCTCTGGGACAACACATGAGGTCTCTGGAACAACACATGAGGTCTCTGGAACACATGAGGTCTCTGGAACACATGAGGTCTCTGGGACAACACATGAGGTCTCTGGGACAACACATGAGGTCTCTGGGACAACACATGAGGTCTCTGGGACAACACATGAGGTCTCTGGGACAACACATGAGGTCTCTGGGACAACACATGAG GTCTCTGGGACAACGTAA
- the LOC127927684 gene encoding uncharacterized protein LOC127927684 isoform X1 has translation MSSRVSYSWDNTRGLWDNTRGLWDNTQGLWDNTRGLWDNTRGLWDNMRSLGQHMRSLGQHTRSLGQHMRSLEHMRSLGQHTRSLGQHMRSLGQHMRSLGQHMRSLGQHMRSLGQHMRSLGQHMRSLGQHMGSLGQHTRSLGQHMRSLEHMRSLGQHTRSLGQHMRSLGQHMRSLGQHMRSLGQHMRSLGQHEVSGTTHEVSGTTHEVSGTHEVSGTTHEVSGTTHEVSGTTHEVSGTTHEVSGTHEVSGTTHKVSGTTHEVSGTTHEVSGTTHEVSGTTHEVSGTTHEVSGTTHEVSGTTHEVSGTHEVSGTHEVSGTTHEVSGTTHEVSGTTHEVSGTTHEVSGTTHEVSGTTHEVSGTT, from the exons ATGTCCTCTAGGGTATCATATTCCTGGGACAACACACGAGGTCTCTGGGACAACACACGAGGTCTCTGGGACAACACACAAGGTCTCTGGGACAACACACGAG GTCTCTGGGACAACACACGAGGTCTCTGGGACAACATGAGGTCTCTGGGACAACACATGAGGTCTCTGGGACAACACACGAGGTCTCTGGGACAACACATGAGGTCTCTGGAACACATGAGGTCTCTGGGACAACACACGAGGTCTCTGGGACAACACATGAG GTCTCTGGGACAACACATGAGGTCTCTGGGACAACACATGAGGTCTCTGGGACAACACATGAGGTCTCTGGGACAACACATGAGGTCTCTGGGACAACACATGAG GTCTCTGGGACAACACATGGGGTCTCTGGGACAACACACGAGGTCTCTGGGACAACACATGAGGTCTCTGGAACACATGAGGTCTCTGGGACAACACACAAGGTCTCTGGGACAACACATGAGGTCTCTGGGACAACACATGAGGTCTCTGGGACAACACATGAGGTCTCTGGGACAACACATGAGGTCTCTGGGACAACATGAGGTCTCTGGGACAACACATGAGGTCTCTGGGACAACACATGAGGTCTCTGGAACACATGAGGTCTCTGGGACAACACATGAGGTCTCTGGGACAACACATGAGGTCTCTGGGACAACACATGAGGTCTCTGGGACAACACATGAGGTCTCTGGAACACATGAGGTCTCTGGGACAACACACAAGGTCTCTGGGACAACACATGAG GTCTCTGGGACAACACATGAGGTCTCTGGGACAACACATGAGGTCTCTGGGACAACACATGAGGTCTCTGGGACAACACATGAG GTCTCTGGGACAACACATGAGGTCTCTGGAACAACACATGAGGTCTCTGGAACACATGAGGTCTCTGGAACACATGAGGTCTCTGGGACAACACATGAGGTCTCTGGGACAACACATGAGGTCTCTGGGACAACACATGAGGTCTCTGGGACAACACATGAGGTCTCTGGGACAACACATGAGGTCTCTGGGACAACACATGAG GTCTCTGGGACAACGTAA
- the LOC127927684 gene encoding mucin-19-like isoform X17: protein MSSRVSYSWDNTRGLWDNTRGLWDNTQGLWDNTRGLWDNTRGLWDNMRSLGQHMRSLGQHTRSLGQHMRSLEHMRSLGQHTRSLGQHMRSLGQHMRSLGQHMRSLGQHMRSLGQHMRSLGQHMRSLGQHMRSLGQHEVSGTTHEVSGTTHEVSGTTHEVSGTTHEVSGTTHEVSGTHEVSGTTHEVSGTTHEVSGTTHEVSGTTHEVSGTHEVSGTTHKVSGTTHEVSGTTHEVSGTTHEVSGTTHEVSGTTHEVSGTTHEVSGTTHEVSGTHEVSGTHEVSGTTHEVSGTTHEVSGTTHEVSGTTHEVSGTTHEVSGTTHEVSGTT from the exons ATGTCCTCTAGGGTATCATATTCCTGGGACAACACACGAGGTCTCTGGGACAACACACGAGGTCTCTGGGACAACACACAAGGTCTCTGGGACAACACACGAG GTCTCTGGGACAACACACGAGGTCTCTGGGACAACATGAGGTCTCTGGGACAACACATGAGGTCTCTGGGACAACACACGAGGTCTCTGGGACAACACATGAGGTCTCTGGAACACATGAGGTCTCTGGGACAACACACGAGGTCTCTGGGACAACACATGAG GTCTCTGGGACAACACATGAGGTCTCTGGGACAACACATGAGGTCTCTGGGACAACACATGAGGTCTCTGGGACAACACATGAGGTCTCTGGGACAACACATGAGGTCTCTGGGACAACACATGAGGTCTCTGGGACAACATGAG GTCTCTGGGACAACACATGAGGTCTCTGGGACAACACATGAGGTCTCTGGGACAACACATGAGGTCTCTGGGACAACACATGAG GTCTCTGGGACAACACATGAGGTCTCTGGAACACATGAGGTCTCTGGGACAACACATGAGGTCTCTGGGACAACACATGAGGTCTCTGGGACAACACATGAGGTCTCTGGGACAACACATGAGGTCTCTGGAACACATGAGGTCTCTGGGACAACACACAAGGTCTCTGGGACAACACATGAG GTCTCTGGGACAACACATGAGGTCTCTGGGACAACACATGAGGTCTCTGGGACAACACATGAGGTCTCTGGGACAACACATGAG GTCTCTGGGACAACACATGAGGTCTCTGGAACAACACATGAGGTCTCTGGAACACATGAGGTCTCTGGAACACATGAGGTCTCTGGGACAACACATGAGGTCTCTGGGACAACACATGAGGTCTCTGGGACAACACATGAGGTCTCTGGGACAACACATGAGGTCTCTGGGACAACACATGAGGTCTCTGGGACAACACATGAG GTCTCTGGGACAACGTAA
- the LOC127927684 gene encoding mucin-19-like isoform X5, protein MSSRVSYSWDNTRGLWDNTRGLWDNTQGLWDNTRGLWDNTRGLWDNMRSLGQHMRSLGQHTRSLGQHTRSLGQHMRSLGQHMRSLGQHMRSLGQHMRSLGQHMRSLGQHMRSLGQHMRSLGQHEVSGTTHGVSGTTHEVSGTTHEVSGTHEVSGTTHKVSGTTHEVSGTTHEVSGTTHEVSGTTHEVSGTTHEVSGTHEVSGTTHEVSGTTHEVSGTTHEVSGTTHEVSGTHEVSGTTHKVSGTTHEVSGTTHEVSGTTHEVSGTTHEVSGTTHEVSGTTHEVSGTTHEVSGTHEVSGTHEVSGTTHEVSGTTHEVSGTTHEVSGTTHEVSGTTHEVSGTTHEVSGTT, encoded by the exons ATGTCCTCTAGGGTATCATATTCCTGGGACAACACACGAGGTCTCTGGGACAACACACGAGGTCTCTGGGACAACACACAAGGTCTCTGGGACAACACACGAG GTCTCTGGGACAACACACGAGGTCTCTGGGACAACATGAGGTCTCTGGGACAACACATGAGGTCTCTGGGACAACACACGAG GTCTCTGGGACAACACACGAGGTCTCTGGGACAACACATGAG GTCTCTGGGACAACACATGAGGTCTCTGGGACAACACATGAGGTCTCTGGGACAACACATGAGGTCTCTGGGACAACACATGAGGTCTCTGGGACAACACATGAGGTCTCTGGGACAACACATGAGGTCTCTGGGACAACATGAGGTCTCTGGGACAACACATGGGGTCTCTGGGACAACACACGAGGTCTCTGGGACAACACATGAGGTCTCTGGAACACATGAGGTCTCTGGGACAACACACAAGGTCTCTGGGACAACACATGAGGTCTCTGGGACAACACATGAGGTCTCTGGGACAACACATGAGGTCTCTGGGACAACACATGAG GTCTCTGGGACAACACATGAGGTCTCTGGAACACATGAGGTCTCTGGGACAACACATGAGGTCTCTGGGACAACACATGAGGTCTCTGGGACAACACATGAGGTCTCTGGGACAACACATGAGGTCTCTGGAACACATGAGGTCTCTGGGACAACACACAAGGTCTCTGGGACAACACATGAG GTCTCTGGGACAACACATGAGGTCTCTGGGACAACACATGAGGTCTCTGGGACAACACATGAGGTCTCTGGGACAACACATGAG GTCTCTGGGACAACACATGAGGTCTCTGGAACAACACATGAGGTCTCTGGAACACATGAGGTCTCTGGAACACATGAGGTCTCTGGGACAACACATGAGGTCTCTGGGACAACACATGAGGTCTCTGGGACAACACATGAGGTCTCTGGGACAACACATGAGGTCTCTGGGACAACACATGAGGTCTCTGGGACAACACATGAG GTCTCTGGGACAACGTAA
- the LOC127927684 gene encoding mucin-19-like isoform X4, with product MSSRVSYSWDNTRGLWDNTRGLWDNTQGLWDNTRGLWDNTRGLWDNMRSLGQHMRSLGQHTRSLGQHMRSLEHMRSLGQHTRSLGQHMRSLGQHMRSLGQHMRSLGQHMRSLGQHMRSLGQHMRSLGQHMRSLGQHEVSGTTHGVSGTTHEVSGTTHEVSGTHEVSGTTHKVSGTTHEVSGTTHEVSGTTHEVSGTTHEVSGTTHEVSGTHEVSGTTHEVSGTTHEVSGTTHEVSGTTHEVSGTTHEVSGTTHEVSGTTHEVSGTTHEVSGTTHEVSGTTHEVSGTTHEVSGTHEVSGTHEVSGTTHEVSGTTHEVSGTTHEVSGTTHEVSGTTHEVSGTTHEVSGTT from the exons ATGTCCTCTAGGGTATCATATTCCTGGGACAACACACGAGGTCTCTGGGACAACACACGAGGTCTCTGGGACAACACACAAGGTCTCTGGGACAACACACGAG GTCTCTGGGACAACACACGAGGTCTCTGGGACAACATGAGGTCTCTGGGACAACACATGAGGTCTCTGGGACAACACACGAGGTCTCTGGGACAACACATGAGGTCTCTGGAACACATGAGGTCTCTGGGACAACACACGAGGTCTCTGGGACAACACATGAG GTCTCTGGGACAACACATGAGGTCTCTGGGACAACACATGAGGTCTCTGGGACAACACATGAGGTCTCTGGGACAACACATGAGGTCTCTGGGACAACACATGAGGTCTCTGGGACAACACATGAGGTCTCTGGGACAACATGAGGTCTCTGGGACAACACATGGGGTCTCTGGGACAACACACGAGGTCTCTGGGACAACACATGAGGTCTCTGGAACACATGAGGTCTCTGGGACAACACACAAGGTCTCTGGGACAACACATGAGGTCTCTGGGACAACACATGAGGTCTCTGGGACAACACATGAGGTCTCTGGGACAACACATGAG GTCTCTGGGACAACACATGAGGTCTCTGGAACACATGAGGTCTCTGGGACAACACATGAGGTCTCTGGGACAACACATGAGGTCTCTGGGACAACACATGAGGTCTCTGGGACAACACATGAG GTCTCTGGGACAACACATGAG GTCTCTGGGACAACACATGAGGTCTCTGGGACAACACATGAGGTCTCTGGGACAACACATGAGGTCTCTGGGACAACACATGAG GTCTCTGGGACAACACATGAGGTCTCTGGAACAACACATGAGGTCTCTGGAACACATGAGGTCTCTGGAACACATGAGGTCTCTGGGACAACACATGAGGTCTCTGGGACAACACATGAGGTCTCTGGGACAACACATGAGGTCTCTGGGACAACACATGAGGTCTCTGGGACAACACATGAGGTCTCTGGGACAACACATGAG GTCTCTGGGACAACGTAA